From Brevibacillus marinus, a single genomic window includes:
- a CDS encoding 2'-5' RNA ligase family protein translates to MKYSVVVFPSSKVQEVANSYRKRYDPTYALIPPYIRLKEGFELEEEELPKLVSHLEKVAETTAAFSVRFHRVSTFHPTTNVIYFGIQDKEPFVALHQKIMEYFGSHKENYAYVPHLTIGRDLTDDELKDVVGQLSMAQIDLSTVVDRFHLVYQLEDGAWSVYQTFLLKK, encoded by the coding sequence TTGAAGTACAGTGTGGTTGTTTTTCCTTCCAGCAAAGTGCAGGAAGTGGCCAATTCATACCGCAAACGTTATGATCCTACCTATGCCTTGATCCCGCCGTACATCCGCCTCAAAGAAGGATTTGAGTTGGAAGAGGAAGAACTGCCGAAGCTGGTCAGTCATCTGGAGAAAGTGGCCGAAACAACAGCCGCCTTCTCTGTCCGTTTTCACCGTGTATCCACCTTCCATCCGACCACCAACGTGATCTATTTCGGCATTCAGGACAAGGAGCCGTTTGTGGCGCTTCACCAAAAAATCATGGAATACTTCGGCTCGCACAAGGAGAATTACGCTTACGTTCCGCATTTGACCATCGGCCGTGACCTGACCGACGACGAGCTGAAAGATGTGGTCGGGCAGCTGAGCATGGCCCAGATTGACTTGTCGACGGTAGTCGACCGGTTCCATCTCGTTTACCAACTGGAAGATGGCGCTTGGAGCGTCTACCAAACGTTCTTGTTGAAGAAGTAG
- a CDS encoding PHP domain-containing protein, whose protein sequence is MEQIDRGTRADLHTHTTASDGTCTPTENVRLAREAGLACLAITDHDTVAGIPEAVACGKQWGIEVVPGVELSTLAGGQDIHVLGYFIPYQDAAFQAELAKLRDVRNKRNEMLIARLQELGIQITLEDVYKQKEGPDANIGRPHIAAEMMRRGYVASIEEAFAKYLGKLGAAYVTPPRISPQQAIDLIKQAGGVAVLAHPGLYDDDELVEELIRYGLDGIEVWHPDNAPAAAERYLRWAEEYGLLATGGSDFHGWRGKEPFHAMLGSSTAAHTVVAQLKALAARRRNGETG, encoded by the coding sequence ATGGAGCAGATCGATCGCGGAACAAGAGCAGATTTGCATACGCATACAACCGCTTCCGACGGCACGTGCACGCCAACGGAGAACGTCCGGTTAGCCCGGGAGGCGGGGCTGGCTTGCCTTGCGATCACGGACCACGACACGGTAGCCGGGATTCCGGAAGCGGTCGCGTGCGGGAAACAGTGGGGCATCGAGGTGGTTCCCGGAGTGGAGCTCAGCACGCTGGCGGGCGGCCAGGACATCCATGTGCTGGGGTATTTTATCCCGTACCAGGATGCCGCGTTTCAGGCCGAATTGGCCAAGCTGCGGGACGTGCGCAACAAGCGGAACGAGATGCTGATCGCACGCCTGCAGGAATTGGGCATCCAAATCACGCTGGAAGACGTCTACAAGCAGAAAGAAGGGCCCGACGCGAATATCGGCCGGCCCCACATCGCCGCGGAGATGATGCGGCGCGGCTATGTGGCATCAATCGAGGAAGCGTTCGCGAAGTACCTCGGCAAACTCGGCGCCGCGTACGTCACGCCCCCGCGCATCTCGCCGCAGCAGGCGATCGACCTGATCAAACAGGCGGGGGGTGTCGCCGTGTTGGCCCATCCGGGACTGTACGATGACGATGAGCTGGTTGAAGAATTGATCCGCTACGGTCTGGACGGGATCGAGGTGTGGCATCCGGACAACGCTCCCGCGGCGGCCGAACGATATTTGCGCTGGGCAGAGGAGTACGGCCTGCTGGCGACGGGCGGCTCGGACTTTCACGGGTGGCGCGGCAAAGAGCCGTTTCACGCGATGCTCGGATCGTCAACCGCCGCCCACACGGTGGTGGCCCAACTGAAAGCGTTGGCTGCACGGCGGCGAAACGGAGAGACTGGGTAA
- a CDS encoding peptidoglycan D,D-transpeptidase FtsI family protein: MILAPRGSIYDRNGRLIAHNRASFVAVFRETEGMSKDDYLRLAEKLEQVLAGTDKASLLKRMDIGYELKDGRLVETARMSPAYMEKELKRDLSPEELAYIAEHRSELPGISAVTRPVRVYASEQVAVQAIGYVRPFYVADQLGLDFYREQKDAYLPNQMVGLDGVERSYEEALRGKNGYRLYLVGADQTALHQVQEVPPQPGYDVHVTIDQRVQLEIRDYIKEFLPKLRRTIPDATNAKGAYAVAMEVKTGKVVAMVSYPEYDPNVWVDGPDQATYEQIQYAVTNGTIREAPYDVRPKTGEAAVQENYKHPKSIVPAGSVVKPLTVMMGLSEQLIDPHDQWFDPGVYHYGKGSDKIRNDGGRAYGMLSPEKAIQKSSNTYMARIGERLAEREGAAAAGVLQRYYHAFGLGVPTGVDLPGESGGTEDYLVMDKQYGPLAAIGSGFIWPAGADDRPAARPICGHNRQQRQTAEAADRRSPDRRARRNGARFSTGGNQYGAAA; this comes from the coding sequence GTGATTCTTGCCCCGCGCGGCAGCATCTACGACCGGAACGGCCGCCTGATCGCCCACAATCGGGCTTCATTTGTCGCCGTCTTCCGGGAAACGGAGGGGATGAGCAAGGACGACTATCTGCGGCTGGCGGAAAAGCTGGAACAGGTACTGGCCGGCACGGACAAAGCTTCGCTGTTGAAACGAATGGACATCGGGTACGAGCTGAAGGACGGACGGCTGGTGGAGACCGCCAGAATGAGCCCGGCGTATATGGAAAAAGAATTGAAACGGGACCTTTCTCCCGAAGAATTGGCCTACATAGCGGAGCATCGCAGCGAGCTGCCGGGCATCAGCGCGGTCACCAGACCTGTCCGCGTCTATGCTTCCGAGCAGGTTGCCGTCCAGGCGATCGGATACGTTCGTCCTTTTTACGTGGCGGACCAGTTGGGTCTCGACTTTTACCGCGAGCAGAAGGACGCCTATCTGCCCAACCAGATGGTCGGCTTGGACGGGGTGGAACGCAGCTACGAGGAAGCGCTGCGCGGCAAAAACGGCTACCGGCTCTACCTGGTGGGGGCTGATCAAACCGCCCTTCACCAGGTGCAGGAGGTTCCGCCGCAGCCAGGGTACGACGTGCATGTAACGATCGACCAGCGCGTGCAGCTTGAGATCCGGGACTACATCAAAGAGTTCCTGCCAAAACTGCGCCGCACGATTCCGGATGCAACCAACGCCAAGGGAGCGTATGCGGTTGCGATGGAAGTAAAAACAGGCAAAGTGGTGGCGATGGTCAGTTACCCTGAATACGATCCCAACGTTTGGGTCGACGGTCCGGACCAGGCCACGTACGAACAGATCCAATACGCCGTAACAAACGGGACGATCCGGGAGGCCCCTTACGATGTCCGGCCCAAGACCGGCGAAGCGGCGGTGCAGGAGAATTACAAGCATCCCAAGTCGATCGTGCCTGCCGGTTCGGTCGTAAAGCCGCTTACCGTGATGATGGGGTTAAGCGAACAGCTGATCGACCCTCATGACCAGTGGTTTGATCCGGGCGTTTACCACTACGGCAAAGGGTCGGACAAAATTCGCAACGATGGCGGCCGCGCGTACGGGATGCTCAGTCCGGAAAAGGCGATCCAAAAATCGTCCAACACTTACATGGCGCGGATTGGCGAGCGGCTTGCCGAACGGGAGGGAGCGGCAGCGGCCGGCGTGCTGCAGCGCTACTACCACGCATTCGGCCTGGGCGTCCCGACAGGAGTTGATCTGCCTGGAGAAAGCGGCGGGACGGAAGACTATCTGGTGATGGACAAGCAGTACGGTCCGCTCGCGGCGATTGGTTCAGGCTTCATTTGGCCAGCAGGTGCGGACGACCGCCCTGCAGCTCGCCCAATATGCGGCCACAATCGCCAACAGAGGCAAACGGCTGAAGCCGCAGATCGTCGATCGCCTGACCGACGCGCAAGGCGAAACGGTGCGCGATTTTCAACCGGAGGTAATCAATACGGTGCAGCAGCCTGA
- a CDS encoding hemolysin family protein → MTITANLLLVLLLVFLNGFFVAAEFALVKVRQTRLNQLVSEGNRRAKYAQKVTSQLDAYLSACQLGITLASLGLGWIGEPAIAELIVEPLLGNFQLDPAVIHTISFAVAFGTITFLHIVIGELGPKSIAIRKTEETSLWAAAPLMFFYKLSYPAIWLLNGSANVLLRRLGIEPASEHELAHTEEEIRQLVNQSHKSGHIDQTEMVLVDNVFDFSERLAREIMIPRIDIVCLYENNSYQENLDIIRKTRHTRYPVAQGDKDRIVGFVHASDFYLSALNNGEVDVKRILRPVLTVPESMEVSHVLRLMQKRRSQLAIVIDEYGGTAGLLTMEDILEEIVGDIQDEFDENVRPDIEESPNNVLSVSGKTLLNELSDYIPIEIHSDEVDTIGGWLYSQLNEKVAEGQSVRYQNYLFTITELENHRINRVGITLIEPEDQSKDTEDVLMQA, encoded by the coding sequence ATGACGATTACCGCAAATCTGCTGCTGGTTTTGCTGCTCGTGTTTTTAAACGGGTTCTTCGTAGCGGCAGAATTCGCGCTGGTCAAAGTTCGCCAGACTCGCCTCAACCAGTTGGTGAGCGAGGGAAACCGCCGGGCGAAATACGCACAAAAAGTAACCAGTCAACTCGATGCGTATCTGTCCGCTTGCCAATTGGGGATTACTCTTGCCTCACTTGGATTGGGGTGGATCGGTGAACCGGCGATCGCTGAACTCATTGTTGAACCGCTGTTAGGGAACTTTCAACTCGATCCCGCTGTCATCCACACCATCTCGTTCGCCGTCGCCTTTGGCACGATCACGTTCCTGCACATCGTCATCGGTGAGCTTGGACCGAAATCGATCGCCATTCGCAAGACGGAGGAGACTTCCCTTTGGGCCGCGGCGCCGTTGATGTTCTTCTACAAGCTGAGCTATCCGGCCATTTGGCTGCTGAACGGTTCCGCCAACGTTCTCCTGCGCCGCCTCGGTATCGAGCCGGCCAGCGAGCATGAGTTGGCCCATACGGAAGAAGAGATTCGACAGTTGGTCAATCAGAGCCACAAAAGCGGACATATCGACCAAACGGAAATGGTCCTGGTCGACAACGTATTCGATTTCTCGGAGCGGCTTGCCCGCGAGATTATGATTCCGCGGATCGATATCGTCTGTCTGTATGAAAACAACAGCTACCAGGAAAATTTGGACATCATCCGCAAGACCCGCCACACCCGTTATCCCGTCGCGCAGGGCGACAAAGACCGGATTGTCGGCTTTGTCCACGCTTCCGACTTCTACTTGTCGGCCTTAAACAACGGCGAGGTAGACGTGAAGCGCATCCTGCGTCCGGTCTTGACGGTGCCCGAGTCGATGGAAGTGAGTCACGTGCTGCGCCTGATGCAAAAGCGCCGGTCGCAGTTGGCCATCGTCATCGACGAGTACGGCGGCACGGCTGGGCTGTTGACGATGGAAGACATCCTGGAAGAGATTGTCGGCGATATTCAGGACGAATTCGACGAAAATGTCCGCCCGGATATCGAGGAAAGTCCCAACAACGTATTGTCCGTGTCAGGGAAAACCCTGCTCAACGAGCTTAGCGATTACATCCCGATTGAGATACACTCTGACGAAGTAGATACAATCGGCGGTTGGCTGTACAGCCAACTGAACGAGAAAGTAGCGGAAGGCCAGTCGGTGCGATACCAGAACTACCTGTTTACGATTACCGAACTGGAGAATCACCGGATCAACCGGGTCGGCATCACGTTAATCGAACCGGAAGACCAATCCAAAGACACGGAAGACGTGTTGATGCAGGCATAA
- a CDS encoding MBL fold metallo-hydrolase: MANELIMIQERVGYFAGSVNIGYVETEQGAVLIDSGLDAQTAKKIRKGLAERGQSLTAIVQTHAHADHFGGNAYLLEAFPEAVVLAPPVEEAVLRYPQLEPLYLNMGALPPDELNNKFLRAAASRVDQVLPDEGAFVVAGVTFTILPLPGHSWRQIGLVVDDICFAADSYFGCEILNKHKLPFLVDAQAAMESLERLLQTQFAGYLPGHGPFEANAEQTLRYNLDYHLRMCERLETLLADGATTEELLERLCGQLGIEMASLTSFVLYRTALLGYLAGLLRQERVSYQVTANRLLWRRTGGA; encoded by the coding sequence ATGGCAAACGAATTGATCATGATTCAGGAGCGCGTCGGGTACTTTGCCGGGAGTGTCAACATCGGGTACGTGGAAACGGAACAGGGAGCCGTCTTGATCGATTCCGGACTGGATGCGCAAACAGCGAAAAAAATACGAAAAGGATTGGCCGAGCGGGGCCAATCCCTGACCGCAATCGTGCAGACGCATGCGCATGCGGACCACTTCGGCGGAAACGCGTACCTGTTGGAAGCGTTTCCGGAAGCGGTTGTACTGGCCCCGCCAGTGGAAGAAGCCGTGCTGCGCTACCCGCAGTTGGAGCCGCTCTATCTGAACATGGGCGCGCTGCCGCCGGATGAGCTCAACAACAAGTTCCTGCGGGCGGCCGCTTCCCGCGTCGATCAGGTGCTGCCGGATGAAGGCGCCTTTGTGGTTGCAGGGGTAACGTTTACGATTCTGCCCCTGCCCGGGCACAGTTGGCGGCAGATTGGACTGGTGGTGGATGACATCTGTTTTGCCGCCGACAGTTACTTCGGTTGTGAGATCTTAAACAAACACAAGCTGCCGTTTCTCGTTGACGCGCAGGCGGCGATGGAGAGTCTGGAGCGGCTGCTGCAGACGCAATTCGCGGGCTATCTGCCGGGTCATGGGCCGTTTGAGGCGAATGCCGAACAAACCCTGCGCTACAATCTCGACTATCACCTCCGGATGTGTGAGCGGCTGGAGACCCTGCTGGCAGACGGGGCGACGACGGAAGAGCTGCTGGAGCGGCTGTGCGGGCAATTGGGGATCGAGATGGCCAGTCTGACCAGTTTTGTCCTCTATCGTACGGCGTTACTGGGCTATCTGGCGGGACTGCTGCGGCAGGAGAGGGTTTCCTATCAGGTGACCGCCAACCGTCTGCTGTGGCGAAGAACAGGTGGTGCCTAG
- a CDS encoding GNAT family N-acetyltransferase, translating into MINKTQEIRKVSTKQEKADALAVRRQVFVIEQKVPESLEVDAYDDDPSVIHFVAYREGKPTGAGRLRMYDVHTAKVERVAVLSSERGTGLGRELMLAIERTAREAGITTLTLHAQCHAQRFYEKLGYQPEGEVFAEAGIEHIRMTKRLNDSYTASQHVGLS; encoded by the coding sequence ATGATAAACAAAACGCAGGAGATTCGCAAAGTAAGCACTAAGCAGGAAAAAGCGGATGCGCTTGCCGTTCGCCGCCAGGTGTTCGTCATCGAACAGAAGGTACCGGAGTCATTGGAGGTGGATGCGTACGATGACGACCCCTCTGTCATCCACTTCGTCGCCTATCGGGAGGGCAAGCCAACCGGGGCCGGTCGGCTGCGCATGTACGATGTACATACAGCGAAGGTGGAACGGGTGGCCGTGCTCAGCAGCGAGCGGGGGACGGGCCTGGGCCGGGAACTGATGCTGGCAATCGAGCGAACAGCCCGTGAAGCGGGAATCACCACCCTGACGCTGCATGCGCAATGCCACGCGCAGCGTTTCTACGAAAAGCTGGGCTATCAGCCGGAGGGAGAGGTATTTGCGGAAGCGGGAATCGAGCATATCCGCATGACCAAGCGGCTGAACGATTCTTACACGGCCAGCCAGCACGTCGGCCTGTCCTGA